From the Blastomonas fulva genome, one window contains:
- a CDS encoding helix-turn-helix transcriptional regulator: MSTINPQKLIFLRKGAKLTAEALAVEAGVGRATITRLENGTAGTTRAETAKRLANALKCQVADLFTPPDAEQSQSLFNDRVPLNISISSAAQNALELVALRYNETRETILELAPLLFDLLARESLLERSRNLAELWLRRDAVASMGERYSHLGGRFLHDWQAEEVESREEASIRNRDIRAAYVLADDSLEDAFVPADYDDECNNPFVDYLNRRLSAVRPDGDTAPSLDVWPVWRSPSYEIGSEEALAIARGDEDLARAILSGAVPLAKLPKALRTSDDAEARIAWMREQKAKHDQKLQGLFGDLLINVNV, translated from the coding sequence ATGAGCACCATCAATCCACAGAAATTGATCTTCCTGCGCAAGGGAGCAAAACTTACCGCCGAAGCGCTAGCTGTCGAAGCGGGCGTCGGTCGCGCGACGATCACTCGACTCGAAAATGGAACAGCAGGCACCACGCGGGCAGAGACCGCGAAAAGGCTGGCAAATGCCCTCAAATGCCAGGTTGCGGACTTGTTCACACCTCCCGATGCTGAACAATCTCAATCGCTTTTCAACGATCGCGTACCGCTTAACATCAGCATATCGAGCGCGGCACAGAATGCCCTTGAGCTCGTGGCATTGCGCTACAACGAAACACGCGAGACCATCCTCGAACTCGCCCCCCTGCTGTTTGATCTTTTGGCCCGCGAAAGCCTACTCGAGCGCAGCCGTAACCTGGCAGAACTCTGGCTCCGCCGAGACGCGGTCGCGAGCATGGGCGAGCGCTACTCCCACCTAGGCGGCAGGTTTCTTCACGACTGGCAAGCCGAAGAAGTCGAGAGCCGGGAGGAGGCCTCGATCAGGAATAGGGATATTCGCGCTGCCTATGTCCTTGCCGATGACAGCCTCGAAGACGCCTTCGTGCCGGCGGACTACGACGACGAGTGCAATAACCCCTTCGTGGACTATCTCAATCGCCGCCTTTCAGCTGTGAGGCCAGATGGTGACACAGCCCCGTCGCTAGATGTTTGGCCGGTTTGGCGAAGCCCGTCGTATGAAATTGGCAGCGAGGAGGCACTAGCCATCGCACGCGGGGACGAGGATCTGGCAAGGGCAATTCTATCCGGGGCTGTGCCCCTTGCAAAACTCCCGAAAGCCCTTCGCACTTCCGATGACGCAGAAGCGAGAATTGCTTGGATGCGGGAGCAGAAAGCCAAGCATGACCAGAAGCTTCAAGGGCTCTTCGGCGACCTGCTCATCAATGTGAACGTGTAA
- a CDS encoding recombinase family protein: MTNTLIGYARCSTDKQDLTAQRRALIELGVPEDRIYTDHGLTGRNRDRPGLAQALAAVRAGETLVVPKLDRLARSVPDARAIADELEKRGVSLALGKQVYDPNDPMGRMFFNILATFAEFESDLIRLRTREGMKIARDKGKLRGKPPKLSDLQQRELLKMHATGEYSISDLGKLFKVSRPTVYRTIRRGEHSQA; this comes from the coding sequence ATGACCAACACTCTCATCGGATATGCCCGCTGCTCAACCGACAAGCAGGATCTCACCGCCCAGCGCCGGGCGCTGATCGAGCTCGGTGTGCCCGAAGACCGCATCTACACCGACCACGGTCTGACCGGCCGCAACCGCGATCGCCCCGGCCTCGCCCAGGCACTCGCCGCGGTCCGCGCCGGCGAGACGCTGGTCGTACCCAAGCTGGACCGCCTCGCCCGGTCAGTCCCGGATGCGCGCGCGATCGCCGATGAACTGGAAAAGCGCGGCGTCAGCCTCGCGCTGGGCAAGCAGGTCTACGACCCCAACGACCCCATGGGCCGGATGTTCTTCAACATCCTCGCCACCTTCGCCGAATTCGAGAGCGACCTCATCCGCCTCCGCACCCGCGAGGGCATGAAGATCGCCCGGGACAAGGGCAAGCTCCGCGGCAAGCCGCCCAAGCTCTCCGACCTCCAGCAGCGCGAACTGCTCAAGATGCACGCAACCGGCGAATACTCGATCAGCGACCTCGGCAAGCTGTTCAAGGTCTCACGGCCAACGGTGTATCGGACGATCCGGCGGGGTGAGCATTCACAAGCGTAG
- a CDS encoding AbrB/MazE/SpoVT family DNA-binding domain-containing protein, with protein sequence MTVQVNITPNGRMSLPADIRKRLGLVGGGAVYLDETPDGLVLRTAAQAVARAQALAKQYTEGNPEASVEAFLAKRREDSGE encoded by the coding sequence ATGACAGTCCAAGTCAACATCACGCCAAACGGCCGGATGAGCCTCCCAGCGGACATCCGAAAGCGACTCGGGCTCGTCGGCGGCGGCGCGGTCTATCTGGATGAGACGCCGGATGGTCTCGTGCTACGAACAGCCGCACAGGCTGTTGCCCGCGCTCAGGCTTTGGCGAAGCAGTACACCGAAGGAAACCCAGAAGCGTCGGTCGAAGCATTCCTGGCCAAGCGCCGCGAGGATAGCGGCGAGTGA
- a CDS encoding type II toxin-antitoxin system VapC family toxin has product MSEIVLDASALIAMLKGEKGADKVAAAIADARICTINYAEVVTHFIHLGMPEREVDAMLDPLPMTIVPTDKALAQMAGRLRAVTADHGLSLGDRFCLALAQRDGLPAWTSDQSWKAVADAVKTKVVAIR; this is encoded by the coding sequence GTGAGCGAGATCGTACTGGACGCCTCCGCCCTCATTGCCATGCTGAAAGGGGAGAAGGGCGCCGACAAGGTTGCCGCCGCCATAGCAGACGCCCGGATCTGCACGATCAACTACGCCGAGGTGGTCACCCACTTCATCCATCTTGGCATGCCCGAGCGTGAGGTCGACGCGATGCTCGACCCACTGCCAATGACGATTGTGCCGACCGACAAGGCCTTGGCGCAAATGGCCGGGCGATTGCGAGCGGTCACTGCCGATCACGGGCTATCGCTCGGCGACCGCTTCTGCCTTGCGCTGGCGCAGCGTGACGGTCTTCCGGCATGGACCAGCGACCAGAGCTGGAAGGCGGTAGCCGATGCCGTCAAAACCAAGGTCGTTGCTATCCGATGA
- a CDS encoding helix-turn-helix transcriptional regulator, whose protein sequence is MSREIHNRIAMFRADAGMSRRELAEAVGVNPQTIGFLERGDYKPSLELALSIAELFGVSVELLFSFEPFPSLSQTLQKGRE, encoded by the coding sequence ATGTCGAGGGAAATTCACAATCGAATCGCAATGTTTCGAGCTGATGCTGGGATGAGCCGACGCGAGCTTGCGGAAGCCGTCGGGGTAAATCCCCAGACGATCGGCTTCCTTGAACGTGGCGATTACAAGCCCAGCCTTGAACTGGCGCTGTCGATTGCCGAACTGTTCGGCGTTTCGGTCGAACTACTGTTCTCGTTCGAACCGTTCCCCTCGCTTTCGCAGACGTTGCAGAAGGGACGCGAATGA
- a CDS encoding DUF2946 family protein: protein MTSLRTLIRDHARLTLVLLALALAVKALVPAGFMLWAGGDRFLTVTICSDASGTPKQMQIAIPGKQDTGGDHSDAGAKATHCAFSGLGHSALGGADPLLLAAALAFILLTGLAPLPALPRRDLPFLRPQLRGPPATV, encoded by the coding sequence ATGACCAGCCTTCGCACCCTGATCCGTGACCATGCCCGGCTGACGCTGGTGCTGCTGGCGCTTGCGCTGGCGGTGAAGGCCCTGGTGCCGGCGGGGTTCATGCTGTGGGCGGGCGGTGACCGGTTTCTGACGGTGACGATCTGTTCGGATGCGAGCGGGACCCCCAAACAGATGCAGATCGCCATTCCGGGCAAGCAGGATACGGGCGGCGATCATTCCGATGCGGGCGCCAAGGCGACTCATTGCGCATTCTCGGGCCTCGGCCATTCTGCGCTCGGCGGGGCCGATCCGCTGCTGCTGGCGGCTGCGCTGGCCTTCATCCTGCTGACCGGGCTTGCCCCGCTCCCTGCGCTGCCCCGGCGCGACCTTCCTTTCCTGCGCCCGCAACTGCGCGGGCCGCCAGCTACCGTCTGA
- a CDS encoding DUF2244 domain-containing protein produces the protein MYAIHSCPSGQPDAGHPAQRVDHGGLILHLQENRSHLSQDARVTFTVLIAVFMAMAILPALRGQWLVPGFAIGTMALLVGILDWHRRTRPATEWLALDGGRLLWRSLAHETVDWPLTATRFVIDDAVPARLRLFLEHRTRRIEIATCLGLDERRAVADLITRELATARRGSARLSL, from the coding sequence ATGTATGCCATTCATAGCTGCCCCTCAGGGCAGCCAGACGCGGGCCATCCCGCGCAGCGCGTCGATCATGGCGGGCTGATCCTGCACTTGCAGGAGAACCGCTCGCACCTATCGCAGGACGCGCGCGTCACCTTTACCGTGCTGATCGCCGTGTTCATGGCGATGGCGATCCTGCCTGCGCTGCGGGGCCAGTGGCTGGTGCCCGGCTTTGCGATCGGAACTATGGCACTGCTGGTCGGCATTCTCGACTGGCACCGCCGGACGCGGCCCGCCACCGAGTGGCTGGCCCTCGATGGCGGGCGGTTGCTGTGGCGCAGCCTTGCGCACGAGACCGTCGACTGGCCGCTCACTGCAACGCGCTTCGTCATCGACGATGCGGTGCCTGCGCGCCTGCGCCTGTTCCTCGAACACCGCACCCGCCGCATCGAGATCGCGACCTGCCTCGGCCTCGATGAGCGCCGCGCTGTCGCCGATCTCATCACCCGTGAACTTGCCACCGCCCGCCGAGGCAGCGCGCGCCTGTCCCTGTAA
- a CDS encoding copper chaperone PCu(A)C yields MIRHSFAAALLGSAALLAGCNAAPEADAPGAAETAASSIAVTEPWSRETAQGQNAGGAFMTIANTGTAADRLTGGITPVAGRVEIHTMTMEGDVMRMRQLEEGLEVPAGGAVTLKPGSFHVMLMDLKQPLKAGDTVPLTLTFEGAGTVETELEVWAAGTMAPAMKQGEEDKPHG; encoded by the coding sequence ATGATCCGTCATTCTTTTGCCGCCGCCCTGCTGGGCTCCGCCGCCCTCCTCGCAGGCTGCAACGCTGCGCCCGAAGCCGATGCTCCCGGCGCTGCCGAAACCGCCGCCAGCAGCATTGCCGTCACCGAACCCTGGTCGCGCGAGACGGCGCAAGGCCAGAACGCGGGCGGGGCCTTCATGACCATCGCCAACACCGGCACCGCCGCCGACCGATTGACGGGCGGCATCACGCCGGTGGCGGGGCGGGTCGAGATCCACACCATGACGATGGAGGGCGACGTTATGCGGATGCGCCAGCTCGAAGAGGGGCTGGAGGTGCCGGCGGGCGGCGCAGTGACGCTCAAGCCGGGCAGCTTCCACGTGATGCTGATGGACCTCAAGCAGCCCCTGAAGGCTGGCGACACAGTGCCGCTGACGCTCACGTTCGAGGGCGCGGGCACCGTCGAGACCGAGCTCGAGGTCTGGGCTGCGGGAACCATGGCCCCCGCCATGAAGCAAGGCGAGGAGGATAAGCCCCATGGCTGA
- a CDS encoding SCO family protein, with product MADPFPELEDEPSPERKAEGLKTLRLALWGVVVLVVGIGLVAMIAPDRTPPEGDQASYANLIGGPFALTAPDGSRVTDQTLKGTPFAIFFGFTRCPDVCPTTLSRMAQLRKQLGPDGDKFRIVFVSVDPGYDSPEDIGRYVELFGTPILGLTGTDKEVDAAVKAYRAFYQKVPTNAGADYTIDHTASVYLMDASGKLQSIIAYDEADPSALAKLKRLVG from the coding sequence ATGGCTGATCCTTTTCCCGAGCTCGAGGATGAACCCTCGCCCGAGCGCAAGGCCGAAGGGCTCAAGACCCTGCGCCTTGCCCTATGGGGCGTTGTGGTGCTGGTGGTGGGGATCGGCCTCGTCGCCATGATCGCCCCCGACCGCACGCCGCCGGAGGGCGATCAGGCGAGCTATGCCAATCTGATCGGCGGGCCCTTCGCGCTCACCGCGCCCGATGGTTCGCGGGTGACCGACCAGACCCTGAAGGGCACACCCTTCGCTATCTTCTTCGGCTTCACCCGCTGCCCCGATGTCTGTCCGACCACGCTCTCGCGCATGGCGCAACTCAGGAAGCAGCTCGGCCCGGACGGCGACAAGTTCCGGATCGTCTTCGTCTCGGTCGATCCGGGCTACGACAGCCCCGAGGACATCGGCCGCTACGTCGAACTGTTCGGTACCCCGATCCTCGGGTTAACCGGAACCGACAAGGAGGTCGACGCGGCGGTGAAGGCCTACCGCGCATTCTACCAGAAGGTCCCGACCAACGCGGGCGCGGATTACACCATCGACCACACCGCCAGCGTCTATCTGATGGACGCATCCGGCAAGCTCCAGTCGATCATCGCCTACGACGAAGCCGATCCCAGCGCACTCGCCAAGCTCAAGCGCCTGGTGGGCTGA